A stretch of Haloprofundus halophilus DNA encodes these proteins:
- a CDS encoding SOUL family heme-binding protein — protein sequence MRRTTKQLLAAAGGALALWTGWGAYSTYSAERVPYEAVAEYGDVEIRRYPQSVLVETAAGDEETAFRRLFRYITGANTGDEEVSMTAPVATEEARTTSPGRAEAGEEVSMTAPVRTDDERGRVTMAFYLPAEYTPATAPTPTNSQVRLVVEPARTVAVRRFSWYASDGRVRRQRRRLLDGLDAAGVEALGEPFLLQYNDPYTPPFMRRNEVAVEVEMESE from the coding sequence GTGCGACGAACGACGAAACAACTGCTCGCCGCCGCCGGAGGCGCGCTCGCACTGTGGACCGGCTGGGGCGCGTACTCGACGTACAGCGCCGAACGTGTTCCGTACGAGGCCGTCGCCGAGTACGGCGACGTGGAGATACGTCGTTATCCGCAGTCGGTGCTCGTCGAGACGGCGGCCGGCGACGAAGAGACGGCGTTCCGACGACTGTTCCGCTACATCACCGGGGCGAACACCGGCGACGAGGAGGTGTCGATGACCGCCCCCGTCGCCACCGAGGAGGCGCGGACGACGAGTCCGGGCCGAGCCGAAGCGGGCGAGGAGGTGTCGATGACCGCGCCGGTCCGCACCGACGACGAACGGGGTCGGGTGACAATGGCGTTCTACCTGCCCGCGGAGTACACCCCCGCCACCGCGCCGACGCCGACGAACTCGCAAGTTCGCCTCGTCGTCGAGCCCGCTCGAACCGTCGCAGTACGGCGGTTCTCGTGGTACGCCAGCGACGGCCGAGTGCGACGCCAGCGACGGCGGCTCCTCGACGGACTCGACGCCGCGGGCGTCGAGGCGCTGGGTGAACCGTTCCTCCTGCAGTACAACGACCCGTACACGCCGCCGTTCATGCGGCGAAACGAGGTCGCGGTGGAAGTCGAGATGGAATCGGAGTGA
- a CDS encoding DUF7261 family protein, with the protein MSRSERAREDVDADSTLRDRAQLFLVGALSLAVVFVALSLILNSAIYTENLATRSTDAAGGAAALETRADVEDGVAGLIEYENRNRASVDPTAVESGVRELDSQVGNYNIRNGRVVNVSLAGDPDAAVDVGTAVAQSDGPFVAADEDPGTDWTVASDVDGLRAFEQRVRIDSLASDSEDAFATEFDDGSDVHEVRLLRVGDDDLRVEVDGPSGTEQCALYDGASATDEYVTVDLTSATVGGEPCPALEFFEESATYDISYVNSDQVSGTYRFVINEGSIDESGPDPKDVIYAVTVELTYYSADLDYETTIRVAPGEPDA; encoded by the coding sequence GTGAGTCGGTCCGAACGCGCCCGCGAAGACGTCGACGCCGATTCGACGCTCCGCGACAGAGCGCAGTTGTTCCTCGTCGGCGCGCTCTCTCTGGCCGTCGTCTTCGTCGCGCTCTCGCTCATCCTCAACTCCGCCATCTACACGGAGAACCTCGCAACGCGCAGCACCGACGCGGCGGGCGGCGCGGCGGCGCTCGAAACCCGCGCCGACGTGGAGGACGGCGTCGCGGGCCTCATAGAGTACGAGAACCGGAATCGGGCGTCGGTCGACCCCACCGCCGTCGAGAGCGGCGTGAGAGAACTCGACAGTCAAGTCGGCAACTACAACATTCGCAACGGCCGCGTGGTGAACGTCTCGCTCGCCGGTGACCCCGACGCGGCAGTCGACGTCGGTACGGCCGTCGCGCAGTCAGATGGTCCGTTCGTCGCTGCCGATGAGGATCCCGGAACCGACTGGACCGTCGCCTCGGACGTCGACGGTCTCCGCGCGTTCGAACAGCGGGTCCGAATCGACTCGCTGGCATCCGACTCCGAGGACGCGTTCGCAACCGAGTTCGACGACGGAAGCGACGTCCACGAGGTTCGACTCCTACGCGTCGGCGACGACGACCTGCGCGTCGAAGTCGACGGCCCCAGCGGGACCGAGCAGTGCGCGCTCTACGACGGCGCGTCCGCCACCGACGAGTACGTCACCGTCGACCTCACGTCGGCCACCGTCGGCGGCGAACCCTGTCCGGCGCTGGAGTTCTTCGAGGAGTCGGCGACGTACGATATATCGTACGTGAACAGTGACCAGGTGAGCGGGACCTACCGATTCGTCATCAATGAGGGAAGCATCGACGAGTCGGGGCCTGACCCGAAAGACGTAATCTACGCTGTGACCGTCGAGCTGACGTACTACTCGGCGGACCTCGACTACGAGACCACGATACGGGTCGCCCCGGGTGAGCCCGATGCGTAG
- a CDS encoding DUF7287 family protein, whose protein sequence is MSERSSSRAQTTIDFAIGAGVFLLAVAFVVAFVPSMLSPFAGGGQEDTVVADRVASQLVGGTLSAPETPYRVDGECAAAFFDASVAGDPDCEFDTDASTVNERVGVSDRVRLNVTLDGDRTGDGVERLCWDDDERRIVEADASGCDDANRFEAGPTPPTDSSSVVVAWRTVSLAGETAQLEVRVW, encoded by the coding sequence ATGAGTGAGCGTTCGAGTTCGCGCGCGCAGACGACCATCGACTTCGCCATCGGCGCGGGCGTGTTCCTCCTCGCCGTCGCGTTCGTCGTCGCGTTCGTCCCGTCGATGCTCTCGCCGTTTGCCGGCGGCGGACAGGAAGACACCGTCGTCGCCGACAGAGTCGCTTCGCAGCTCGTCGGCGGGACGCTCAGCGCGCCCGAGACGCCGTACCGCGTCGACGGCGAGTGCGCAGCGGCGTTCTTCGATGCGTCGGTGGCCGGCGACCCCGACTGTGAGTTCGACACCGACGCGTCGACGGTGAACGAACGCGTCGGCGTCTCCGATCGCGTCCGCCTCAACGTCACCCTCGACGGCGACCGGACCGGCGACGGCGTCGAGCGCCTCTGCTGGGACGACGACGAGCGGCGCATCGTCGAAGCCGACGCGAGCGGCTGCGACGACGCGAACCGATTCGAGGCCGGTCCGACGCCGCCGACGGACAGCAGTTCCGTCGTCGTGGCGTGGCGAACCGTCTCGCTCGCCGGTGAGACCGCGCAGCTGGAGGTGCGCGTCTGGTGA
- a CDS encoding type II/IV secretion system ATPase subunit, whose translation MAIDDAADSDSGQFDDAGEGTSDTEARRPAAVGEYTWDDYLEEYGPPGAADDLYRGLRPAPGTDRWEDDEDRQTKPVGADWDRIPLDPVSFLGFHPDDIDSRVGLAGGNAETLHELFEAFCDPETTPVVKDEYIWEHYKREYYYEDDGSRPRDADGEIERFDPVDALGHDPDAIENTISHLSDRAEELEELVEERTVDTRQDFDEDAFFSTDAGTTTVANRYDLEKAVPMAKKTHFEEVERYWVNKPYSFVVIFHSTKENEDKYYLVQPHMNRLETELSEYLTGKLRTAIKYADDDVVGGDGHRRRVIEEQTYELLERYDLYSREQTEPFANTLADRLGVSGDDEGVAGKLVRLLGYRPVTRETAELDGIAARPEPAVLADDDADLTEYQVEKLLYLLTRDFIGYERIDGIKHDINVEDISCDGYNSPVFVYHGDYEQIITNVYHDETELDDFVVKLAQRSGKGISKRRPQVDATLPDGSRAQLTLGREVSDHGTNYTIRQFKDVPFTPIDLICWHTFSLDEMAFLWLCIENHKSLIFAGGTASGKTTSLNAVSLFIPSNTKIVSIEDTREVELPQRNWIASVTRPSFSDDDGGDVDEFDLLEAALRQRPDYIVMGEIRGEEGRTLFQVMSTGHTTYTTFHADSVGEVLKRFTTEPINVSKTMFSALDLVSIQTSTRVQGNKVRRNKSLTEINHYDAENDEINVQDVYQWQAEDDEFLLMGDSNTLDEIKFDRGWSEETLQTEMFQRQVVLAYLIDRGLNTYTQVAATFQAFINDPETILTLMATDRLERSLEDLREMESVLIDIDPEKEEMVPRPDPDAETLAEAREILDRAEEELFDQYRGEPVGSVADALSDVQPAADVEATSATPPEETPTVDGPALGEGTDDPELDAAESDPELADGDDDDSDVPALTDGEPGEPAESAESAESATESASQSTAAESTTEPDSETSTADSEHVTDRNAEDPSAFDDATTDEDGDESDDDATTDEDGDESDDDATTDEEEVRDGDVTDGSESTDSDATDEEAGSDVTDEWDFGRSTSSVASADEGGE comes from the coding sequence ATGGCTATCGACGACGCGGCCGACTCGGACTCCGGGCAGTTCGACGACGCCGGCGAGGGCACGTCGGACACCGAGGCGCGTCGCCCGGCCGCCGTGGGGGAGTACACGTGGGACGACTACCTGGAGGAGTACGGGCCGCCGGGAGCGGCCGACGACCTCTACCGCGGGCTTCGACCCGCGCCGGGCACCGACCGCTGGGAGGACGACGAGGACAGACAGACGAAACCCGTCGGCGCAGACTGGGACCGCATCCCGCTCGACCCGGTGTCGTTTCTGGGCTTTCACCCCGACGACATCGACTCGCGGGTGGGGCTCGCCGGCGGCAACGCCGAGACGCTCCACGAGCTGTTCGAGGCGTTCTGCGACCCCGAGACGACGCCGGTCGTCAAAGACGAGTACATCTGGGAGCACTACAAGCGCGAGTACTACTACGAGGACGACGGCAGTCGCCCGCGCGACGCCGACGGCGAGATAGAACGCTTCGACCCCGTCGACGCGCTGGGACACGACCCCGACGCCATCGAGAACACCATCTCGCATTTGAGCGACCGCGCCGAGGAACTGGAGGAACTCGTCGAGGAGCGCACGGTCGACACGAGGCAGGACTTCGACGAGGACGCGTTCTTCTCGACGGACGCAGGTACGACGACGGTCGCCAACCGCTACGACCTCGAGAAGGCGGTGCCGATGGCGAAGAAGACGCACTTCGAGGAGGTCGAACGCTACTGGGTGAACAAACCGTACTCGTTCGTCGTCATCTTCCACTCGACGAAGGAGAACGAGGACAAGTACTACCTCGTCCAGCCGCACATGAACCGGCTGGAGACGGAGCTGTCGGAGTATCTCACGGGGAAGCTCCGGACGGCCATCAAGTACGCCGACGACGACGTGGTCGGCGGCGACGGCCACCGCCGCCGAGTCATCGAAGAGCAGACGTACGAGTTGCTGGAGCGCTACGACCTCTACAGCCGCGAACAGACGGAGCCGTTCGCGAACACGCTTGCCGACCGCCTCGGCGTCTCGGGCGACGACGAAGGCGTCGCGGGCAAACTCGTCCGCCTGCTCGGCTACCGCCCCGTAACGCGCGAAACGGCCGAGCTCGACGGTATCGCCGCCCGCCCCGAACCCGCGGTGCTGGCCGACGACGACGCCGACCTCACCGAGTACCAGGTCGAGAAACTGCTCTACCTCCTCACGCGGGACTTCATCGGCTACGAGCGCATCGACGGTATCAAACACGACATCAACGTCGAGGACATCTCCTGCGACGGCTACAACTCGCCGGTGTTCGTCTACCACGGCGACTACGAGCAGATAATCACGAACGTCTACCACGACGAGACCGAACTGGACGACTTCGTCGTCAAACTCGCGCAGCGCTCCGGCAAAGGTATCTCGAAGCGACGTCCGCAGGTCGACGCCACCCTCCCGGACGGCTCGCGTGCGCAGTTGACGCTCGGTCGAGAGGTGTCGGACCACGGGACGAACTACACCATCCGCCAGTTCAAGGACGTCCCGTTCACGCCCATCGACCTCATCTGCTGGCACACGTTCTCGCTCGACGAGATGGCCTTCCTGTGGCTCTGCATCGAGAACCACAAGTCGCTCATCTTCGCCGGCGGCACGGCGTCCGGGAAGACGACGAGCCTCAACGCCGTCTCGCTTTTCATCCCCTCGAACACGAAGATCGTCTCCATCGAGGACACCCGAGAGGTCGAACTCCCGCAGCGCAACTGGATCGCGTCGGTCACCCGGCCCTCCTTCTCCGACGACGACGGGGGCGACGTCGACGAGTTCGACCTGCTGGAGGCCGCGCTCCGACAGCGACCCGACTACATCGTGATGGGCGAGATTCGCGGCGAGGAGGGTCGGACGCTGTTTCAGGTCATGTCGACGGGGCACACGACGTACACGACGTTCCACGCCGACTCCGTCGGTGAGGTGCTCAAGCGCTTCACGACCGAGCCCATCAACGTCTCGAAGACGATGTTCTCGGCGTTGGACCTCGTCTCTATCCAGACCTCCACCCGGGTACAGGGGAACAAGGTCCGCCGGAACAAGTCGCTCACCGAGATCAACCACTACGACGCCGAGAACGACGAGATAAACGTCCAGGACGTCTACCAGTGGCAGGCCGAGGACGACGAGTTCCTCCTGATGGGCGACTCGAACACCCTCGACGAGATCAAGTTCGACCGCGGGTGGTCCGAGGAGACGTTGCAGACCGAGATGTTCCAGCGGCAGGTCGTCCTCGCGTACCTCATCGACCGGGGGTTGAACACCTACACCCAGGTCGCGGCGACGTTCCAGGCGTTCATCAACGACCCGGAGACCATCCTGACGCTGATGGCCACCGACCGACTGGAGCGGAGCCTCGAAGACCTCCGCGAGATGGAGTCGGTGCTCATCGACATCGACCCCGAGAAGGAGGAGATGGTGCCCCGACCGGACCCGGACGCCGAGACGCTGGCGGAGGCCCGCGAGATTCTCGACCGCGCCGAGGAGGAGCTGTTCGACCAGTACCGCGGCGAACCCGTCGGCAGCGTCGCCGACGCGCTCTCGGACGTCCAACCCGCGGCGGACGTGGAGGCGACGTCGGCGACGCCGCCGGAAGAGACGCCGACGGTGGACGGCCCGGCGCTCGGGGAGGGGACGGACGACCCCGAGCTCGACGCCGCCGAATCGGACCCCGAACTGGCGGACGGCGACGACGACGACAGCGACGTCCCGGCGCTCACCGACGGCGAACCCGGGGAGCCCGCGGAGTCGGCAGAATCCGCGGAGTCGGCGACGGAGTCGGCCTCGCAGTCGACGGCAGCGGAGTCGACGACGGAACCGGATTCGGAGACGTCGACGGCGGATTCCGAGCACGTCACCGACCGAAACGCCGAGGACCCCTCGGCGTTCGACGACGCGACGACCGACGAGGACGGTGATGAGTCAGACGACGACGCAACGACCGACGAGGACGGTGATGAGTCCGACGACGACGCGACGACTGACGAGGAAGAGGTCCGAGACGGGGACGTAACCGACGGGAGTGAGTCTACCGACTCGGACGCCACCGACGAGGAGGCCGGCTCCGACGTGACCGACGAGTGGGACTTCGGCCGGTCGACCAGCAGCGTTGCGTCGGCAGACGAGGGCGGCGAATGA
- a CDS encoding DUF7289 family protein has translation MRDRRTRASGEPSRRSRAVSETVSFILVFALVTSTVGVVYVSGFSGLQDARDAERFTNAERAFDVMADNIADIHHDDAPSRATELKLAEAQLLLGESNSMNVTDDESMFIEKSYQPIIFRTGSGAELAYENGALIRTDPGGGSVMLREPDFVSRGTGEDRILVVPMILTNSGDGRSNVGGSTTVLVRAEHAGTERFPEATTSVTFRLNTTAERAPAWERYFESELGRECELTGAAAASVTCSDVPIDRVHVTATYLNVEFE, from the coding sequence GTGCGTGACCGTCGTACTCGGGCGAGCGGCGAACCGAGTCGCCGCTCCCGGGCGGTCAGCGAGACGGTCAGCTTCATCCTCGTGTTCGCGCTCGTCACGAGTACGGTCGGTGTCGTCTACGTCTCCGGCTTCTCCGGCTTGCAGGACGCCCGCGACGCGGAGCGCTTCACGAACGCCGAGCGCGCCTTCGACGTGATGGCCGACAACATCGCCGACATCCACCACGACGACGCGCCGAGTCGGGCGACCGAACTCAAACTCGCCGAGGCGCAACTGCTGTTAGGGGAGTCGAACTCGATGAACGTCACCGACGACGAGTCGATGTTCATCGAGAAGTCGTATCAACCGATTATCTTCCGTACGGGGTCGGGCGCCGAACTCGCGTACGAGAACGGCGCGCTCATCCGCACCGACCCGGGCGGCGGTTCGGTGATGCTCCGCGAACCCGACTTCGTCTCCCGGGGAACCGGCGAGGACAGAATCCTCGTCGTCCCGATGATTCTGACGAACTCCGGCGACGGCCGGTCGAACGTCGGCGGGTCGACGACGGTGCTCGTCCGCGCCGAACACGCTGGAACCGAGCGGTTCCCCGAGGCGACGACCTCGGTGACGTTCAGGCTCAACACGACGGCGGAGCGAGCGCCCGCGTGGGAGCGCTACTTCGAGTCGGAACTCGGCCGCGAGTGCGAACTTACGGGCGCGGCGGCGGCGTCGGTCACGTGCTCGGACGTTCCAATCGACCGCGTGCACGTGACGGCGACGTATCTCAACGTGGAGTTCGAGTAG
- a CDS encoding type II secretion system F family protein, giving the protein MSLDTGSSGAGSANAGEKLGDAFYPLFTWLFDPEGDFVADVEEKLSQARVTTTVELYISQALAVGVLVGLALWLTGTLLGYALFQFGIVTTEMLSLGARIPSPAVVDLLEAMKMPAAVGITGLVFGSLGFGLGFGTLLAIPYSTASARKREIDMLLSDSISFMYALSVGGLNQLEILESMAKAEDTYGEVSLEFRSIVQETEYFGTDYRTAIQKQAMETPSDELSQFLTDMLSIVNSGGNMQQFLDDKKDKHMRTAKQQQELTLETLELFGEMYMTLSLFPLLLIIILVIMSMLGNADDMLLYATVYGLIPLTGVGFLVLVSTVKQDEVGDGYLDPADSSDRLAETNKESLVHLGLVESFVGEFSLFDRVKNREGTFKTKELLKRPHIFFRDNPLFTLVFTLPVAAVVIGVSAANGVAPLSWDGMVAQPVWGTFVWWYVPSYIVAVPLAVFHTWNVYSRNAVIGKLSDNLRKLSSANDTGQTLLESVKTVSDTSSGKLADEFDVMYAKVHYGMSLREALVEFNNKYHIPRLARTVKLITKAQEASSQITDVLTTAAQASENQDDIDRERKSRARMQVVIIIMTYLTLLAVMAILKTQFLDVMSGLTQGGGGGQSAGGMSFGGGVDTNVLSVLFFHAVTLQAVLSAFISGYIRDADIISGVKFVVVLQTIALAVWVVVG; this is encoded by the coding sequence ATGAGCCTCGACACCGGGTCGAGCGGGGCGGGGAGCGCCAACGCCGGCGAGAAGCTCGGCGACGCGTTCTACCCGCTTTTCACGTGGCTGTTCGACCCCGAGGGCGACTTCGTCGCCGACGTCGAGGAGAAGCTCTCGCAGGCGCGCGTGACGACGACGGTCGAACTGTACATCTCGCAGGCGCTGGCCGTCGGCGTGCTCGTTGGCCTCGCGCTGTGGCTCACCGGGACGCTGCTCGGCTACGCGCTGTTCCAGTTCGGTATCGTGACCACGGAGATGCTGTCGCTCGGCGCGCGCATCCCGAGCCCGGCGGTCGTCGACCTCCTGGAGGCGATGAAGATGCCCGCCGCCGTCGGTATCACCGGACTCGTGTTCGGTTCGCTCGGCTTCGGTCTCGGTTTCGGCACGCTGCTGGCGATTCCGTACTCCACCGCCTCCGCTCGCAAGCGCGAGATAGACATGTTGCTCTCGGACTCCATCTCGTTCATGTACGCGCTGTCGGTGGGCGGGCTGAACCAACTGGAGATTCTGGAGTCGATGGCCAAGGCGGAGGACACCTACGGCGAAGTCTCACTGGAGTTCCGAAGCATCGTCCAGGAGACGGAGTACTTCGGCACCGACTACCGCACCGCCATCCAGAAGCAGGCGATGGAGACGCCGAGCGACGAGCTCTCGCAGTTTCTCACCGACATGCTCTCCATCGTCAACTCCGGCGGCAACATGCAGCAGTTCCTCGACGACAAGAAGGACAAGCACATGCGCACCGCCAAGCAGCAGCAGGAGCTGACGCTCGAAACGCTGGAGCTGTTCGGCGAGATGTACATGACGCTCTCGCTGTTTCCCCTGCTTCTCATCATCATCCTCGTCATCATGAGCATGCTCGGCAACGCCGACGACATGCTCCTGTACGCGACCGTCTACGGGCTCATCCCGCTGACGGGGGTCGGTTTCCTCGTCCTCGTCTCGACGGTGAAGCAGGACGAGGTCGGCGACGGCTACCTCGACCCCGCCGACAGCAGCGACCGCCTCGCCGAGACGAACAAAGAGAGCCTGGTCCACCTCGGTCTCGTCGAGAGCTTCGTCGGCGAGTTCAGCCTCTTCGACCGCGTGAAGAACCGCGAGGGGACGTTCAAGACCAAGGAGTTGCTGAAGCGGCCGCACATCTTCTTCCGCGACAACCCGCTCTTCACGCTCGTCTTCACGCTCCCCGTCGCCGCCGTCGTCATCGGCGTCTCGGCGGCCAACGGCGTCGCGCCGCTGTCGTGGGACGGGATGGTCGCCCAACCCGTCTGGGGGACGTTCGTCTGGTGGTACGTCCCGTCGTACATCGTCGCCGTCCCGCTCGCCGTGTTCCACACGTGGAACGTCTACTCGCGCAACGCGGTCATCGGCAAACTCTCCGACAACCTCCGGAAGCTGTCGAGCGCCAACGACACCGGTCAGACGCTGCTCGAATCGGTCAAGACGGTGTCGGACACGTCGTCCGGGAAACTCGCCGACGAGTTCGACGTGATGTACGCGAAGGTGCACTACGGGATGAGTCTCAGGGAGGCGCTCGTCGAGTTCAACAACAAGTACCACATCCCGCGACTGGCGCGGACGGTCAAACTCATCACGAAGGCGCAGGAGGCGTCCAGCCAGATCACGGACGTGCTGACGACGGCGGCGCAAGCGTCGGAGAACCAGGACGACATCGACCGCGAGCGGAAGTCGCGCGCGCGGATGCAGGTGGTCATCATCATCATGACCTATCTCACGCTCTTGGCCGTGATGGCCATCCTGAAGACGCAGTTCCTCGACGTGATGTCGGGGCTGACGCAGGGTGGCGGCGGCGGACAGAGCGCCGGCGGGATGAGCTTCGGCGGCGGCGTCGACACCAACGTGCTCTCGGTGCTGTTCTTCCACGCCGTCACCTTGCAGGCCGTGCTGTCGGCGTTCATCAGCGGCTACATCCGCGACGCCGACATCATCTCGGGCGTCAAGTTCGTCGTCGTCCTCCAGACCATCGCGCTGGCGGTGTGGGTGGTGGTGGGATGA
- a CDS encoding DUF7288 family protein yields the protein MTRRTPRGSDRGQAHTLEAVLSAMILLTSVIFALQVTAVTPLSASTSSQHIENQQQATAEGLLTAAVDSGALERTLLFWGDSDGDDDDEFRGATGETYYTGGYPPTEFGRMLRSTFGDRGVVANVYVRYHTDAGDERRQRLFYQGEPSDNAATATHLVTLYDDAVLYDDEDDDGVAEPTETEIDGENFYAEDTDGADSGVYNVLRVEVVVWRM from the coding sequence GTGACCCGAAGGACCCCGAGAGGGAGCGACCGCGGGCAGGCGCACACCCTCGAAGCGGTGCTCTCGGCGATGATCCTGCTCACGAGCGTTATCTTCGCGCTGCAGGTGACGGCGGTGACGCCGCTATCCGCGAGTACCTCCAGCCAGCACATCGAGAACCAACAGCAGGCGACGGCCGAGGGGTTGCTCACCGCCGCCGTCGACTCGGGTGCGCTCGAACGGACGCTGCTCTTTTGGGGCGATTCCGACGGCGACGACGACGACGAGTTCCGCGGTGCGACCGGCGAAACGTACTACACCGGCGGCTACCCGCCGACCGAGTTCGGGCGGATGCTCCGCTCGACGTTCGGCGACCGCGGCGTCGTCGCGAACGTCTACGTCCGCTACCACACTGACGCGGGCGACGAGCGCCGCCAGCGGCTCTTCTACCAGGGCGAACCGAGCGACAACGCGGCGACGGCGACACACCTCGTCACGCTGTACGACGACGCGGTGCTGTACGACGACGAGGACGACGACGGCGTCGCCGAACCGACGGAAACGGAGATAGATGGCGAGAACTTCTACGCCGAGGACACCGACGGAGCGGACAGTGGAGTGTACAACGTACTCCGGGTGGAGGTGGTCGTGTGGCGGATGTGA
- a CDS encoding DUF7289 family protein: MQKSGPAREGRLARETWGRGRAQSELIGVVLLFGLVIAGTAAVVALGGVAIDDAQGQSEFDRAEQVMTLFDSRVATVALGDADVKTVSLGRSDGQYTVDESSGRLSIVHENYDGGENDKELYSETLGAVVYRDADGGTIAYQGGGVWSVPSEGRASMVSPPEFHYRDGTLTLPVVRTTGSSTSSGGSGARIRSQSRGEPVYPNPSATYEEEEEENPRYYLNPVENGRVVVEVQSDYYRAWAAFFRSRTEGTVEVHPETQTATVALVTLGTNGDFQMPAERGSIDVRGMAEHELDDFSITLRPDRTDSANFNNLQWSLGTETGNQQFELHLRKSGGNKCTIDVSATVYYSDDGGDSYHGWYDEDAFETNCEDIDDDGDDEVVLDTNLLDEESSLNYQSLSQSQLLHFKPRDLEEEATFDEHDVDGEATYGTGDELPLSTLLQHYLSLLAPSFELTVYDKNSNTISEGASSGRITYTGDDNYVTYLQVSESEVVVELD, encoded by the coding sequence ATGCAGAAATCCGGGCCCGCGCGAGAGGGGCGACTCGCGCGCGAAACGTGGGGGAGAGGCCGCGCGCAGTCGGAGCTCATCGGCGTCGTGTTGCTGTTCGGGCTGGTCATCGCCGGGACAGCGGCCGTCGTCGCGCTCGGCGGCGTCGCCATCGACGACGCGCAGGGGCAGTCGGAGTTCGACCGGGCCGAACAGGTGATGACGCTGTTCGACTCCAGAGTGGCGACGGTCGCACTCGGCGACGCCGACGTCAAGACCGTCTCGCTGGGACGCTCGGACGGCCAGTACACCGTCGACGAGTCGAGCGGTCGGCTCAGTATCGTCCACGAGAACTACGACGGTGGAGAAAACGACAAAGAGCTGTACAGCGAAACGCTCGGAGCGGTCGTCTACCGCGACGCCGACGGCGGTACCATCGCCTACCAGGGCGGCGGCGTGTGGTCAGTGCCTTCCGAGGGCCGTGCGTCGATGGTGTCGCCGCCGGAGTTCCACTACCGCGACGGGACGCTCACCTTGCCGGTCGTTCGGACGACGGGTTCGTCTACGTCGAGCGGAGGGTCGGGCGCCCGCATCCGTTCGCAGTCCCGCGGAGAGCCGGTGTACCCGAACCCGTCGGCGACGTACGAGGAGGAAGAGGAAGAGAACCCACGATACTACCTGAACCCGGTCGAGAACGGACGCGTCGTCGTCGAAGTGCAGAGCGACTACTACCGCGCGTGGGCGGCGTTCTTCCGGAGTCGAACCGAGGGAACGGTCGAAGTGCATCCGGAGACACAGACGGCCACAGTCGCACTCGTCACGCTCGGGACGAACGGCGACTTCCAGATGCCAGCCGAACGCGGGTCGATAGACGTACGCGGGATGGCCGAGCACGAACTCGACGACTTCAGTATCACGCTCCGCCCCGACAGAACCGACAGCGCGAACTTCAACAACCTCCAGTGGTCGCTCGGCACCGAGACGGGTAACCAACAGTTCGAACTTCACCTCAGAAAGAGCGGCGGGAACAAGTGTACTATCGACGTGTCGGCGACCGTCTACTACTCCGACGACGGCGGCGACAGCTATCACGGTTGGTACGACGAAGATGCCTTCGAAACCAACTGCGAGGACATCGACGACGACGGCGACGACGAAGTCGTGCTGGACACTAACCTTCTCGACGAGGAGTCGTCGCTGAACTATCAGAGCCTCTCACAGAGTCAACTGCTGCATTTCAAACCGAGAGATCTCGAGGAGGAGGCGACGTTCGACGAGCACGACGTGGACGGCGAGGCGACGTACGGCACCGGCGACGAACTCCCGCTCTCGACGCTGCTCCAACACTACTTGTCGCTGCTCGCGCCGTCGTTCGAACTCACCGTCTACGACAAGAACTCCAACACCATCAGCGAAGGCGCCTCCAGCGGCCGTATCACGTACACCGGCGACGACAACTACGTCACGTATCTCCAGGTGAGTGAGAGCGAAGTCGTCGTCGAACTCGACTGA
- a CDS encoding DUF7266 family protein, with protein MRSRRSFRPSPSPTRDDRAVSTTLSYVLALGITGILISGLLVAGGGLVEDQRDRTVEDELRVVGQQLAADLETADALARSAPSGTVRLDRQLPPRVVGSSYVVDVADDDGDGDGDVIRLSTSNPDVTVSVPFATRTAIVPESVSGGAVRIEYTGSELVIGSA; from the coding sequence ATGCGTAGTCGACGCTCGTTCCGGCCGTCGCCCTCGCCGACCCGAGACGACCGCGCCGTGTCGACGACGCTGTCGTACGTCCTCGCGCTGGGTATCACGGGCATCCTCATCTCGGGCTTGCTCGTCGCCGGCGGCGGACTCGTCGAGGACCAGCGCGACCGGACGGTCGAAGACGAACTCCGCGTCGTCGGTCAGCAACTGGCCGCGGACCTCGAAACGGCGGACGCACTGGCGCGGTCCGCCCCCTCGGGAACCGTGCGACTCGACCGGCAACTCCCCCCGCGCGTCGTCGGGTCGAGTTACGTCGTCGACGTGGCCGACGACGACGGCGACGGCGACGGCGACGTGATTCGCTTGTCGACGTCGAATCCGGACGTGACCGTCTCCGTCCCGTTTGCGACGCGGACGGCCATCGTTCCCGAGTCCGTGAGCGGCGGCGCGGTGCGCATCGAGTACACTGGCTCCGAGTTGGTGATCGGGAGTGCGTGA